The following coding sequences are from one Microbacterium sp. SORGH_AS_0969 window:
- a CDS encoding NYN domain-containing protein, whose protein sequence is MTINRCCGVRPVYHRREVEGSVEAAEAERLIVYIDGFNLYHGLHDAAGNRLLWLDIVKLATTLRPRSALVQVTYFTAIVLNEPDAQARQDRYLAALRSLHPSRLTVIKGQFQEKSRTCRSCGATWTSYEEKQTHVNIAVHLVADVAANRAESFMLMTADTDIIPAVKMAWGANPNAHIFAHFPPHRGSDAMRRLMPASRRTTLARVEKCLLPAVVKSQDGATFRRPEKWDPLPASDVVAPPAAAGEHVCSSPPRQPGS, encoded by the coding sequence GTGACAATCAACCGCTGCTGTGGTGTCCGCCCAGTTTATCACCGCAGGGAAGTGGAGGGGAGTGTGGAAGCCGCAGAAGCAGAACGTCTCATCGTCTACATCGATGGCTTCAACCTGTATCACGGCCTGCACGACGCGGCTGGTAACCGGCTGCTGTGGCTCGACATCGTCAAGCTCGCGACAACTCTGCGGCCGCGGTCAGCTCTCGTTCAGGTCACGTACTTCACCGCCATCGTCCTGAACGAACCCGATGCGCAGGCTCGCCAGGATCGGTACCTCGCCGCGCTCCGCAGCTTGCACCCGAGCCGATTGACCGTGATCAAAGGCCAGTTTCAGGAGAAGTCTCGGACCTGTCGATCGTGCGGGGCGACATGGACCAGCTACGAAGAGAAACAGACGCATGTGAACATCGCTGTACACCTCGTCGCCGACGTCGCCGCGAACAGGGCCGAATCGTTCATGCTCATGACCGCCGACACCGATATCATCCCCGCCGTGAAAATGGCCTGGGGCGCGAATCCCAACGCACACATCTTCGCTCACTTCCCTCCTCATCGTGGTTCAGACGCCATGCGTCGTCTGATGCCCGCATCGCGACGCACCACCCTTGCCCGCGTGGAGAAGTGCCTGCTCCCTGCGGTCGTGAAGTCTCAGGACGGCGCAACCTTCCGGCGGCCCGAGAAATGGGACCCTTTGCCCGCCTCCGATGTCGTTGCTCCTCCGGCTGCGGCTGGTGAGCACGTGTGTTCATCGCCTCCACGGCAGCCCGGTAGCTGA
- a CDS encoding demethylmenaquinone methyltransferase, translated as MSSDPNRADLGKDPQRVSGMFDQVAPAYDRTNTVLSLGNDRFWRAATLRAVAPKRGERILDLAAGTGTSSMAFVPSGAHVVAADFSRGMIAEGRRRHGNVPNLEFVQADATDLPFHDEEFDAVTMSFGLRNVNDPRRALRELLRVTRPGGRIVVCEFSHPPSRAFNGLYRLYNDRVLPIAARAVSSNAEAYDYLNESIRDWPDQPTLASWMRDAGWDAVAYRNLSFGIVALHRGIRPA; from the coding sequence GTGAGCAGCGACCCCAACCGCGCCGACCTCGGCAAGGACCCGCAGCGTGTCAGCGGCATGTTCGACCAGGTGGCCCCCGCCTACGACCGCACCAACACCGTGCTGAGCCTCGGCAACGACCGCTTCTGGCGCGCCGCGACACTCCGGGCCGTCGCCCCGAAGCGGGGCGAGCGCATCCTCGATCTCGCCGCGGGCACCGGGACCTCGTCGATGGCGTTCGTCCCCAGCGGTGCGCACGTCGTCGCGGCGGACTTCTCGAGAGGGATGATCGCCGAGGGACGCCGTCGCCACGGAAACGTGCCGAACCTCGAGTTCGTGCAGGCGGATGCCACCGACCTGCCGTTCCACGACGAGGAGTTCGACGCGGTCACGATGTCGTTCGGGCTGCGCAACGTCAATGATCCGCGGCGCGCTCTGCGCGAGCTGCTCCGGGTGACCCGTCCCGGTGGCCGGATCGTGGTGTGCGAGTTCTCGCACCCGCCGTCCCGCGCGTTCAACGGCCTCTACCGCCTCTACAACGACCGCGTCCTGCCGATCGCCGCACGCGCGGTCAGCTCGAACGCCGAGGCGTACGACTACCTCAACGAGTCCATTCGCGACTGGCCCGACCAGCCGACGCTCGCCAGCTGGATGCGCGACGCGGGCTGGGATGCCGTGGCCTACCGCAACCTGTCATTCGGCATCGTCGCTCTGCACCGCGGCATCCGCCCCGCCTGA
- a CDS encoding extracellular solute-binding protein, which translates to MRTTKRIVAGASAVVLAGTLGACSAGDGVPTLTWYINPDDGGQAEIAASCTEAADGAYRIETSLLPRDAASQREQLARRLAASDRSLDIMSLDPPFIPELAEPGFLAPVPDELQDTDGIVEGAVQSASWNGELVTVPFWANTQLLWYRKSVAEAAGLDMTQPVTWDQIMQAAEDQNKQLGVQGALAESLTVWINALVASGGGKILEDPEAKPDEMQLGLESDAGKKAAEIIGRIGSSNLGGPGLPTADENASMNLFQGDNGSFMVNWPFVYPAMQGAAPEVVEDLGWAVYPRVDAGTPAAPPVGGINLGVGAYSEHTDLAWQAVKCIVSPENQARYFVTNGNPPSNLAAYDDAEVNEKFPMASTIAESLQLGAPRPQTPYYNEISIGLQRTWHPPNAVTPDTTPQTSTDFILAVLRGERLL; encoded by the coding sequence ATGCGAACAACGAAACGGATCGTGGCCGGGGCGTCCGCGGTGGTCCTCGCCGGCACACTCGGCGCCTGTTCCGCGGGCGACGGGGTGCCGACCCTCACCTGGTACATCAACCCCGACGACGGCGGTCAGGCTGAGATCGCGGCATCCTGCACCGAAGCCGCCGACGGCGCGTATCGCATCGAGACCTCGCTGCTGCCGCGCGATGCCGCCTCGCAGCGGGAACAGCTCGCCCGGCGTCTCGCCGCGAGCGACCGCTCGCTCGACATCATGAGCCTCGACCCGCCGTTCATCCCCGAGCTCGCCGAGCCCGGATTCCTCGCTCCCGTCCCCGATGAGCTGCAGGACACCGACGGAATCGTCGAGGGCGCGGTGCAGTCGGCCAGCTGGAACGGGGAGCTCGTGACGGTGCCGTTCTGGGCCAACACGCAGCTGCTCTGGTACCGCAAGTCGGTCGCCGAAGCCGCCGGTCTCGACATGACGCAGCCGGTCACGTGGGACCAGATCATGCAGGCCGCGGAAGACCAGAACAAGCAGCTCGGCGTCCAGGGCGCACTCGCCGAGTCGCTCACGGTCTGGATCAACGCCCTCGTCGCCTCGGGCGGCGGCAAGATCCTCGAGGATCCCGAGGCGAAGCCCGACGAGATGCAGCTGGGCCTCGAGTCCGACGCGGGCAAGAAGGCGGCCGAGATCATCGGGCGTATCGGATCGTCGAACCTCGGCGGCCCGGGACTGCCGACGGCCGACGAGAACGCGAGCATGAACCTCTTCCAGGGCGACAACGGATCGTTCATGGTCAACTGGCCGTTCGTCTACCCGGCCATGCAGGGCGCGGCCCCCGAGGTCGTGGAGGACCTCGGCTGGGCGGTCTACCCCCGAGTGGATGCCGGGACCCCGGCCGCTCCTCCCGTCGGAGGGATCAACCTCGGCGTCGGGGCGTACAGCGAGCACACCGATCTCGCCTGGCAGGCCGTGAAGTGCATCGTCAGCCCCGAGAACCAGGCGCGGTACTTCGTCACCAACGGCAACCCGCCCTCCAACCTCGCCGCGTACGACGACGCCGAGGTGAACGAGAAGTTCCCGATGGCATCCACGATCGCGGAGTCCCTGCAGCTGGGGGCGCCCCGACCGCAGACGCCGTACTACAACGAGATCTCCATCGGACTGCAGCGCACGTGGCATCCGCCGAACGCCGTCACCCCCGATACGACGCCGCAGACCTCGACCGACTTCATCCTCGCGGTGCTCAGAGGGGAGCGACTGCTGTGA
- a CDS encoding FAD-dependent oxidoreductase has translation MTKLRLAIVGAGPAGIYAADILLKAERQFDVSIDLFEQLPAPYGLVRYGVAPDHPRIKGVITALREVLDRGDIRIFGNVRFGEDITLDDLKQHYNAVIFSTGAIRDADLDIPGIDAHGSYGAADFVSWFDGHPDVPREWPLEAESVAVIGNGNVALDITRMLAKHADDLLPTEVPDNVYQGLKASPVTDVHVFGRRGPAQVKFTPLELRELGELRDVDMVVYDEDFDYDEASLAAIQTNKQVKVIDRVLQEWRTRPGVNNAGGEASRRLHLHFWAKPVEVVKDAEGRVAAFRYERTRPDAEGGVVGTGEIREVPIQAIYRAVGYFGSPLKDIPFDERHGVIPNHEGQVLSAESNERIPGVYATGWIKRGPVGLIGHTKSDAMETVRHVINDQSEWWRPAHPEEEAIPALLEERGVRWTDLDGWHRLDEHEIALGAPHERARIKVVPRDEMIAISRGE, from the coding sequence ATGACGAAGCTGCGCCTCGCCATCGTCGGAGCCGGCCCCGCCGGCATCTACGCCGCCGACATCCTGCTGAAAGCCGAGCGTCAGTTCGACGTCTCGATCGACCTGTTCGAGCAGCTTCCGGCACCCTACGGTCTGGTCCGTTACGGCGTGGCTCCCGACCACCCGCGCATCAAGGGCGTCATCACGGCGCTGCGCGAGGTGCTCGACCGCGGTGACATCCGCATCTTCGGCAACGTCCGCTTCGGCGAGGACATCACTCTCGACGACCTCAAGCAGCACTACAACGCGGTGATCTTCTCGACCGGCGCGATCCGCGACGCCGACCTGGACATCCCGGGCATCGACGCGCACGGCTCGTACGGCGCGGCCGACTTCGTCAGCTGGTTCGACGGTCACCCCGACGTGCCGCGCGAGTGGCCGCTCGAGGCCGAGTCGGTCGCCGTCATCGGCAACGGCAACGTCGCCCTCGACATCACGCGCATGCTCGCCAAGCACGCCGACGACCTGCTGCCCACCGAGGTTCCCGACAACGTGTACCAGGGGCTGAAGGCCTCGCCCGTCACCGACGTCCACGTCTTCGGCCGCCGCGGTCCCGCGCAGGTGAAGTTCACCCCGCTCGAGCTCCGTGAGCTCGGCGAGCTGCGCGACGTCGACATGGTCGTCTACGACGAGGACTTCGACTACGACGAGGCCTCGCTCGCCGCGATCCAGACGAACAAGCAGGTCAAGGTCATCGACCGTGTGCTGCAGGAGTGGCGTACCCGTCCGGGCGTGAACAACGCCGGGGGAGAGGCATCCCGTCGCCTGCACCTGCACTTCTGGGCCAAGCCCGTCGAGGTCGTGAAGGATGCCGAGGGCCGCGTCGCCGCATTCCGGTACGAGCGCACGAGGCCCGACGCCGAGGGCGGCGTCGTCGGCACCGGCGAGATCCGCGAAGTGCCGATCCAGGCGATCTACCGCGCGGTCGGCTACTTCGGTTCTCCGCTGAAGGACATCCCGTTCGACGAGCGCCACGGCGTGATCCCCAACCACGAGGGCCAGGTGCTGTCGGCCGAGTCGAACGAGCGCATCCCCGGCGTCTACGCGACGGGCTGGATCAAGCGCGGCCCCGTCGGCCTCATCGGACACACGAAGTCGGATGCCATGGAGACGGTGCGCCACGTCATCAACGACCAGAGCGAGTGGTGGCGTCCCGCGCACCCCGAGGAAGAGGCGATCCCCGCCCTGCTCGAGGAGCGCGGCGTCCGGTGGACCGACCTCGACGGCTGGCACCGCCTCGACGAGCATGAGATCGCCCTCGGCGCGCCGCACGAGCGCGCCCGCATCAAGGTCGTTCCGCGCGACGAGATGATCGCGATCTCGCGCGGCGAGTAA
- a CDS encoding carbohydrate ABC transporter permease, which produces MRADKEPGAKPKKRRSDRARAEARLGWMLAGPAFGIMLLVTLYPIVQALWDSLFSLRLTAPDDREFIWFRNYQVILGDPAFWQSMGVTLFITVVTVLLELIIGFGFALVMHRAIKKLRGFARTAILVPYGIITVVSAFAFFYAFDINSGGYVNSWLSWIPGFDENLNWFAYQGTSLTVIILSEVWKTTPFISLLLLSGLAQVPGDLEEAAKVDGATGWEVLRRVILPNMKAAIMVAVLFRTLEAFRIFDNIFIMTAGANDTEALSLLAYNTSIGRLEIGLGSAISVLLFLSVLIIAGIFIKGFKVDLSAGRNS; this is translated from the coding sequence ATCCGGGCCGACAAGGAACCGGGCGCGAAGCCCAAGAAGCGTCGCTCCGACCGTGCCCGGGCGGAGGCCCGCCTGGGCTGGATGCTCGCCGGCCCCGCTTTCGGCATCATGCTCCTGGTCACGCTGTACCCGATCGTGCAGGCTCTGTGGGACTCCCTCTTCAGCCTGCGACTGACGGCACCGGACGACCGGGAGTTCATCTGGTTCCGCAACTACCAGGTCATCCTCGGCGACCCGGCTTTCTGGCAATCCATGGGCGTGACGCTCTTCATCACCGTCGTCACCGTACTACTCGAGCTGATCATCGGTTTCGGTTTCGCGCTCGTGATGCACCGGGCGATCAAGAAGCTCCGCGGCTTCGCCCGCACGGCGATCCTCGTGCCCTACGGCATCATCACCGTCGTCTCGGCCTTCGCGTTCTTCTACGCCTTCGACATCAACTCCGGCGGGTACGTCAACAGCTGGCTGTCGTGGATCCCCGGGTTCGACGAGAACCTCAACTGGTTCGCTTACCAAGGCACCTCGCTCACGGTCATCATCCTCAGCGAGGTCTGGAAGACCACGCCCTTCATCTCGCTGCTACTGCTCTCCGGTCTCGCTCAGGTGCCCGGCGACCTTGAGGAAGCCGCGAAAGTCGACGGGGCGACCGGGTGGGAGGTGCTCCGCCGCGTCATCCTGCCGAACATGAAGGCCGCGATCATGGTCGCGGTGCTCTTCCGCACGCTCGAGGCGTTCCGCATCTTCGACAACATCTTCATCATGACCGCAGGGGCCAACGACACCGAAGCGCTGTCGCTGCTGGCCTACAACACCTCGATCGGACGCCTCGAGATCGGTCTCGGCTCCGCGATCTCGGTGCTGCTGTTCCTCAGCGTCCTCATCATCGCCGGCATCTTCATCAAGGGCTTCAAAGTGGATCTGTCTGCGGGGAGGAACTCCTGA
- a CDS encoding carbohydrate ABC transporter permease: MRAMTWPQRIMWLVIIAVVLVWSLFPVFSILMTSFKTQAGLFSGTLLPTEWTLDNYATILAPGGSAPDLFLPALRNSIGISLIATFVAVVLATLCAYAIARLDFPGKRIILTTALAVSVFPIVSIVTPLFNLWRVVGLYDTWLGLIIPYLSLTLPISIWTLAAFFRQIPWELEQAAQVDGATPFEAFRKTVVPLAAPGVFTTAIIAFFIAWNDFVYGISLTSTDAARPVPAALSFFTGASQFEEPTGAISAAAIVVTIPIVIVVVIFQRRIVSGLTQGAVKG; the protein is encoded by the coding sequence ATGCGTGCAATGACCTGGCCCCAGCGGATCATGTGGCTCGTGATTATCGCGGTCGTGCTGGTGTGGTCGCTCTTCCCGGTCTTCTCGATCCTGATGACGTCGTTCAAGACGCAGGCGGGCCTCTTCTCCGGAACGCTGCTGCCCACCGAATGGACGCTCGACAACTACGCCACGATCCTCGCTCCGGGCGGTAGCGCGCCGGACCTCTTCCTCCCGGCGCTGCGCAACTCGATCGGCATCTCGCTCATCGCGACGTTCGTCGCCGTGGTGCTGGCGACGCTGTGCGCTTACGCGATCGCCCGGCTCGACTTCCCCGGCAAGCGCATCATCCTCACCACGGCGCTCGCGGTGTCGGTCTTCCCGATCGTGTCGATCGTCACTCCGCTGTTCAACCTGTGGCGTGTGGTCGGCCTGTACGACACGTGGCTCGGCCTGATCATCCCGTACCTGTCGCTCACGCTGCCGATCTCGATCTGGACGCTCGCGGCCTTCTTCCGCCAGATCCCGTGGGAGCTCGAGCAAGCCGCCCAGGTCGACGGGGCGACCCCGTTCGAGGCGTTCCGCAAGACCGTCGTGCCGCTCGCTGCACCGGGGGTGTTCACCACCGCGATCATCGCGTTCTTCATCGCGTGGAACGACTTCGTCTACGGCATCTCGTTGACGTCGACGGATGCCGCCCGCCCGGTGCCGGCGGCCCTGTCGTTCTTCACCGGGGCTTCGCAGTTCGAGGAACCCACGGGCGCGATCTCGGCGGCGGCCATCGTCGTCACCATCCCCATCGTCATCGTCGTCGTGATCTTCCAGCGCCGGATCGTGTCCGGTCTCACGCAGGGCGCCGTCAAAGGCTAA
- a CDS encoding DUF402 domain-containing protein — translation MSSRPAPGTRLMFRWRKWDGSPHWVQDSVYLGSDDWGDWFGQQVGWRSARPGAEFVCRQPNVTLVPASGDWAFTHNAAPHPVAVYIDLAWDIRWSDDGVPGGIDMDLDVVRRTDGRGTWIDDRDEWDEHRVQYGYPGDIVAHLEATAVELEHRVREGIAPFSDAVTGPWLTRLAELASPEDPPRPPA, via the coding sequence ATGTCCTCCCGTCCCGCTCCCGGCACGCGCCTGATGTTCCGCTGGCGCAAGTGGGACGGCTCACCCCACTGGGTGCAGGACAGCGTCTACCTCGGATCCGACGACTGGGGCGATTGGTTCGGCCAGCAGGTGGGCTGGCGCAGCGCGCGCCCCGGGGCCGAGTTCGTCTGCCGCCAGCCCAACGTCACGCTGGTTCCCGCGAGCGGCGACTGGGCCTTCACCCACAACGCCGCCCCGCACCCGGTGGCCGTGTACATCGACCTCGCGTGGGACATCCGGTGGAGCGACGACGGGGTGCCCGGCGGCATCGACATGGATCTCGACGTCGTCCGCCGCACCGACGGTCGCGGCACGTGGATCGACGATCGCGACGAGTGGGACGAGCACCGCGTGCAGTACGGCTACCCCGGCGACATCGTCGCGCACCTCGAGGCCACCGCCGTCGAACTCGAGCACCGTGTGCGCGAGGGCATCGCGCCGTTCTCCGACGCCGTGACCGGGCCGTGGCTCACGCGTCTGGCCGAGCTCGCAAGCCCCGAAGACCCGCCGCGCCCGCCCGCCTAG
- a CDS encoding ABC transporter ATP-binding protein: MASITLNKIVKTYDDGFTAVKGVDLDIADGEFVILVGPSGCGKSTLLRMIVGLEDISDGELKIADEVVNDKAPKDRNLAMVFQNYALYPHLTVYENIAFPMRLKSSDLDDKEIDERVRRASKLLELDEHLERKPANLSGGQRQRVAMGRAIVRNASAFLFDEPLSNLDAKLRGQMRTEIARLQRSLGITTVYVTHDQTEAMTLGDRVAVLRRGELQQVASPRGLYDQPVNLFVAGFIGSPPMNFLSGTVDGDVLRLPIADVPLDDRLRKAVEGRDLVIVGVRPDAFEDADSTERDLTGGVTAELDIEMTEWLGEVLYAYVPYETDATVKDKLSELDRDLDGESLRTELVVALDAMSSIRAGDAARLWFSPDSLHLFDPETGVNLTRDEAKAEKLEEDARAARKRALERAKERAAREDASASR; encoded by the coding sequence GTGGCATCCATCACTCTGAACAAGATCGTCAAGACCTACGACGACGGCTTCACCGCGGTCAAGGGCGTCGATCTCGACATCGCCGACGGCGAGTTCGTGATCCTCGTCGGGCCCTCGGGCTGCGGCAAGTCGACGCTGCTGCGCATGATCGTCGGACTCGAGGACATCTCGGACGGCGAGCTGAAGATCGCCGACGAGGTCGTGAACGACAAGGCGCCCAAGGACCGGAACCTCGCGATGGTCTTCCAGAACTACGCGCTCTACCCGCACCTGACGGTGTACGAGAACATCGCCTTCCCGATGCGGCTGAAATCGAGCGACCTCGACGACAAGGAGATCGACGAGCGCGTGCGTCGGGCCTCGAAGCTGCTCGAGCTCGACGAGCACCTCGAGCGCAAGCCCGCCAACCTCTCGGGCGGTCAGCGTCAGCGCGTCGCGATGGGCCGCGCGATCGTGCGCAACGCCAGTGCGTTCCTGTTCGACGAGCCCCTGTCGAACCTCGATGCGAAGCTGCGGGGGCAGATGCGCACCGAGATCGCGCGGCTGCAGCGCTCCCTCGGGATCACCACCGTCTACGTCACGCACGACCAGACCGAGGCGATGACCCTCGGCGACCGCGTCGCGGTGCTGCGTCGCGGCGAGCTGCAGCAGGTCGCGAGCCCGCGCGGGCTCTACGACCAGCCGGTGAACCTCTTCGTCGCGGGCTTCATCGGCTCGCCGCCGATGAACTTCCTCAGCGGCACCGTCGACGGCGACGTGCTGCGCCTGCCGATCGCCGATGTGCCGCTCGACGACCGGCTGCGCAAAGCCGTCGAGGGGCGCGACCTCGTGATCGTGGGCGTCCGACCCGACGCGTTCGAAGACGCCGACTCGACCGAGCGCGATCTCACGGGCGGTGTGACGGCGGAGCTCGACATCGAGATGACCGAGTGGCTCGGCGAGGTGCTCTACGCCTATGTGCCCTATGAGACCGACGCCACGGTGAAGGACAAGCTGTCGGAGCTCGACCGCGACCTCGACGGCGAGAGCCTGCGCACCGAGCTCGTCGTGGCACTGGATGCCATGAGCTCGATCCGCGCGGGAGACGCGGCGCGCCTGTGGTTCTCGCCCGACTCGCTGCACCTGTTCGACCCGGAGACGGGCGTGAACCTCACGCGCGACGAGGCGAAGGCCGAGAAGCTGGAGGAGGACGCCCGCGCGGCGCGCAAGCGGGCGCTGGAGCGGGCGAAGGAGCGCGCCGCCCGAGAGGACGCGTCGGCGTCGCGCTGA
- a CDS encoding alpha/beta hydrolase gives MGEWHPDMLGEGFEQQTLPLGDDVDGEVVATLVRARPHAGARLFGELRDTDVLYVHGWSDYFFQTDLARFFTDRGARFYALDLRKYGRSLRSDLAPGYVASLDVYDADIAAALDAMATVREGRRLVLLGHSTGGLTLTLWVARHPGVADALILNSPWLELQLGPLGRQALAPLVNARARFDPLGTHPVVDLGFYTRAQRELGTLPDSPEGWRPAQGFPTHPGWLAAIIAGHARVASGLDVGCPTLVLLSARSTVALSWNDAMRETDSVLVVDDIARAATRIARTVTIARIDGALHDVFLSAPGAREAAYAALGAWLRGLA, from the coding sequence ATGGGGGAGTGGCATCCGGACATGCTCGGTGAGGGCTTCGAGCAGCAGACGCTGCCGCTCGGGGACGATGTCGACGGAGAGGTGGTCGCCACGCTCGTGCGAGCCCGGCCGCACGCGGGGGCTCGCCTGTTCGGTGAGCTGCGCGATACCGACGTTCTCTACGTGCACGGATGGTCGGACTACTTCTTCCAGACGGACCTCGCCCGGTTCTTCACCGACCGCGGCGCACGGTTCTACGCGCTCGACCTGCGCAAGTACGGTCGCAGTCTGCGATCCGACCTCGCGCCCGGATACGTCGCGTCTCTCGACGTGTACGACGCCGACATCGCCGCGGCGCTGGATGCCATGGCCACCGTGCGCGAGGGGCGACGGCTCGTGCTCCTCGGGCACAGCACCGGTGGCTTGACGTTGACGCTCTGGGTGGCGCGGCATCCCGGGGTGGCCGATGCGCTCATCCTGAACAGCCCGTGGCTCGAGCTGCAGCTCGGCCCGCTCGGACGGCAGGCCCTCGCCCCGCTCGTCAACGCCCGCGCGCGATTCGACCCGCTGGGGACGCATCCCGTCGTCGACCTCGGCTTCTACACGCGGGCCCAGCGCGAGCTGGGCACGCTCCCCGACAGCCCCGAGGGCTGGCGCCCGGCCCAGGGCTTCCCGACGCACCCGGGCTGGTTGGCCGCCATCATCGCGGGCCACGCGCGGGTGGCATCCGGTCTCGACGTCGGCTGCCCGACCCTGGTGCTGCTCTCGGCGCGATCGACGGTGGCGCTCAGCTGGAACGACGCGATGCGCGAGACCGACTCAGTCCTCGTGGTCGACGACATCGCTCGAGCGGCGACCCGCATCGCCCGCACGGTAACGATCGCGCGGATCGACGGTGCCCTGCACGATGTTTTCCTCTCGGCACCGGGGGCGCGGGAGGCCGCGTACGCGGCGCTCGGGGCATGGCTGCGAGGGCTAGCGTAG
- a CDS encoding polyprenyl synthetase family protein, translating into MTPRLPAASTRLSGKLGLSDRIFAGLRSRTLLSTVEAGLARVEGTLEEEVRSADRLADVTARYLYEAGGKRVRPMLAILTAQLGRGTTPEVIEVATALELTHLGSLYHDDVMDGADKRRGVPSAQTVWGNNIAILTGDLLFSRASQLMARRGERAIQLQADTFERLVLGQMHETVGPAEGDEPVDFYLKVLADKTGSLIAAAAQCGVIYSGAPEEFEEPMVVFGEKAGVAFQLLDDVIDLSPDASETGKVPGTDLRAGVPTMPYLLLGHRSDAASADLRTRIDEGQERIAAGADPAILDAPLAELRDHDTTHETLRLAHQWSQEAIDALVPLPDGAVREALTRFARAVADRSA; encoded by the coding sequence GTGACCCCGAGACTGCCCGCGGCCAGCACCCGCCTGTCGGGCAAGCTGGGCCTGAGTGACCGCATCTTCGCCGGCCTGCGTTCGCGCACCCTGCTGTCGACCGTCGAGGCGGGTCTCGCGCGCGTCGAGGGCACGCTCGAAGAAGAGGTGCGAAGCGCCGATCGCCTCGCCGACGTCACCGCCCGGTACCTGTACGAGGCCGGTGGCAAGCGCGTCCGGCCGATGCTGGCGATCCTCACGGCGCAACTCGGGCGCGGAACGACGCCCGAGGTCATCGAGGTCGCCACTGCTCTCGAGCTGACGCACCTCGGCTCGCTGTACCACGACGACGTCATGGACGGTGCCGACAAGCGCCGCGGGGTGCCGAGCGCCCAGACGGTGTGGGGCAACAACATCGCGATCCTCACCGGTGACCTGCTGTTCTCTCGCGCGAGCCAGCTCATGGCCCGGCGCGGCGAGCGGGCCATCCAGCTCCAGGCTGACACCTTCGAGCGGCTCGTGCTCGGGCAGATGCATGAGACCGTGGGCCCTGCGGAGGGCGACGAGCCCGTCGACTTCTACCTGAAGGTGCTTGCCGACAAGACCGGTTCGCTCATCGCCGCGGCCGCGCAGTGCGGCGTCATCTACTCCGGCGCCCCCGAAGAGTTCGAAGAGCCCATGGTGGTCTTCGGCGAGAAGGCGGGCGTCGCTTTCCAGCTTCTGGACGATGTGATCGACCTCTCGCCGGACGCGTCCGAAACGGGCAAGGTGCCCGGCACCGACCTGCGCGCGGGCGTGCCGACGATGCCGTACCTGCTGCTCGGGCACCGCTCCGACGCCGCGTCCGCCGATCTGCGCACGCGCATCGACGAGGGGCAGGAGCGCATCGCGGCCGGCGCCGACCCGGCGATCCTCGACGCTCCGCTCGCCGAGCTGCGCGATCACGACACGACGCACGAGACGCTCCGCCTCGCGCACCAATGGTCGCAAGAGGCGATCGACGCCCTCGTACCGCTGCCCGACGGTGCCGTGCGCGAGGCGCTGACGCGCTTCGCCCGCGCGGTCGCCGATCGTTCGGCCTGA